The sequence GCGGTGAGCCCCTCGGGCTAGAGCGAGGGCGGCGTACAACGACGCCGCCAGGGCGAGAATGAGGGAGAGGGACCCGACCTCAGCCGACATCACGAACTAGCCACCTGGGCAGGGGCGTCCTCCTGGTAGCGGGTGGGGCACCGAAGCAGTATCTCATCCGCCTGGAAGCGACCATCCTCGTCCAGGCGACCCCGAACGATGGCCTGGGTGCGGTGTTGTAGGAGGTCGGGCTTCACGTCGCGATAGACGATTTCGAGGCGGGGCGCGTTCGGGTCTCGGACTGCTGCGTCCAGCACCGCGGCGAGCCCGCCGGCGCGCTTCACCTCTTCCGGGTCTCCTGGGACCTGGGCGATGGTGAAGCGGAGGACAGGCAGAGAAGGGTCGTACTGGATGGTGTCGCCCAGGACGGCACCGGAGACGGTGAAGCTGCGGTCGCCCGCCTCCTGCCCCATCTGGCGGAGCTCCTCGATAGTCATGAAGTAGCGGGCGCTGGATCCGGTGCTGTTGAGCATGAGGAATAGCGCGGCCGCGGCCACTAACAATCCGGCAATCAGGTACTTAGTCTTGTCTGCCATTGCCTGTAACCAGCCTCAGCAGTAGGCACGGTGGAGTCCGCGCCAATGAGCTAACAGGGCGGGCGGGGCCACG is a genomic window of Anaerolineae bacterium containing:
- a CDS encoding cytochrome c maturation protein CcmE yields the protein MADKTKYLIAGLLVAAAALFLMLNSTGSSARYFMTIEELRQMGQEAGDRSFTVSGAVLGDTIQYDPSLPVLRFTIAQVPGDPEEVKRAGGLAAVLDAAVRDPNAPRLEIVYRDVKPDLLQHRTQAIVRGRLDEDGRFQADEILLRCPTRYQEDAPAQVASS